In Aegilops tauschii subsp. strangulata cultivar AL8/78 chromosome 3, Aet v6.0, whole genome shotgun sequence, one genomic interval encodes:
- the LOC109753374 gene encoding high-affinity nitrate transporter 2.3 has product MEGESKPAAMGVQAASKGKFRIPVDSDNKATEFWLFSFARPHMSAFHLSWFSFFCCFVSTFAAPPLLPLIRDNLGLTGKDIGNAGIASVSGAVFARLAMGTACDLVGPRLASAAIILLTTPAVYCSAIIDSASSFLLVRFFTGFSLASFVSTQFWMSSMFSSPKVGLANGVAGGWGNLGGGAVQFIMPLVFEVVRKIGSTDFVAWRVAFFIPGIMQTFSAIAVLAFGQDMPDGNYRKLHKSGEMHKDSFGNVLRHAVTNYRAWILALTYGYCFGVELAVDNIVAQYFYDRFDVNLHTAGLIAASFGMANIISRPGGGLMSDWLSDRFGMRGRLWGLWIVQTIGGILCVVLGVVDYSFGASVAVMILFSFFVQAACGLTFGIVPFVSRRSLGLISGMTGGGGNVGAVLTQVIFFRGTTYKTETGIMYMGLMILACTLPITLIYFPQWGGMFAGPRKGATAEEYYSQEWTEEERAKGYSAATERFAENSVREGGRRATSGSQSRHTVPVDGSPADV; this is encoded by the coding sequence ATGGAGGGGGAGTCGAAGCCGGCGGCGATGGGGGTGCAGGCGGCGTCCAAGGGCAAGTTCAGGATCCCGGTGGACTCCGACAACAAGGCCACCGAGTTCTGGCTCTTCTCGTTCGCGAGGCCGCACATGAGCGCCTTCCACCTCTCGTGGTTCTCCTTCTTCTGCTGCTTCGTCTCCACCTTCGCCGCGCCGCCGCTCCTGCCGCTCATCCGGGACAACCTCGGCCTCACCGGCAAGGACATCGGCAACGCCGGGATCGCGTCCGTGTCAGGCGCCGTGTTCGCGCGTCTCGCCATGGGCACGGCCTGCGACCTGGTCGGGCCCCGCCTGGCGTCCGCGGCCATCATACTGCTCACCACCCCCGCGGTGTACTGCTCGGCCATCATCGACTCTGCGTCGTCGTTCCTGCTCGTGCGCTTCTTCACGGGCTTCTCGCTCGCCTCCTTCGTGTCCACGCAGTTCTGGATGAGCTCCATGTTCTCGTCGCCCAAGGTGGGGCTGGCCAACGGCGTCGCCGGCGGATGGGGCAACCTCGGCGGGGGCGCCGTGCAGTTCATCATGCCGCTCGTGTTCGAGGTCGTCCGCAAGATCGGCAGCACGGACTTCGTCGCGTGGCGCGTCGCCTTCTTCATCCCGGGCATCATGCAGACGTTCTCGGCCATCGCCGTGCTGGCGTTCGGGCAGGACATGCCGGACGGCAACTACCGTAAGCTGCACAAGAGCGGGGAGATGCACAAGGACAGCTTCGGCAACGTGCTGCGCCACGCGGTCACCAACTACCGCGCCTGGATCCTGGCGCTCACCTACGGCTACTGCTTCGGCGTCGAGCTCGCCGTCGACAACATCGTGGCGCAGTACTTCTACGACCGCTTCGACGTGAACCTCCACACGGCCGGACTCATCGCCGCCAGCTTCGGGATGGCCAACATCATCTCCCGCCCCGGCGGCGGGCTCATGTCCGACTGGCTCTCCGACCGGTTCGGCATGCGCGGCAGGCTGTGGGGGCTGTGGATCGTGCAGACCATCGGCGGCATCCTCTGCGTGGTGCTCGGCGTCGTCGACTACTCGTTCGGCGCGTCGGTGGCCGTCATGATACTCTTCTCCTTCTTCGTGCAGGCCGCGTGCGGGCTCACCTTCGGCATCGTGCCGTTCGTCTCGCGGCGGTCGCTGGGGCTCATCTCCGGAATGACCGGCGGGGGCGGCAACGTGGGGGCCGTGCTGACGCAGGTCATCTTCTTCCGCGGCACCACGTACAAGACGGAGACGGGGATCATGTACATGGGGCTGATGATCCTGGCGTGCACGCTGCCCATCACGCTCATCTACTTCCCGCAGTGGGGCGGCATGTTCGCCGGGCCGCGGAAGGGGGCGACGGCGGAGGAGTACTACAGCCAGGAGTGGACCGAGGAGGAGCGGGCCAAGGGGTACAGCGCCGCGACCGAGCGTTTCGCGGAGAACAGCGTGCGCGAGGGCGGGCGGAGGGCGACGTCGGGCAGCCAGTCAAGGCACACCGTCCCCGTCGACGGGTCGCCGGCCGACGTGTGA